A stretch of the Desulfobacter sp. genome encodes the following:
- a CDS encoding NAD(P)/FAD-dependent oxidoreductase: protein MDQNYDIIVLGGGIAAMTAGIYASQANLKTLILEKSICGGLVNTTYLVENFPSQPRIAGQELMEKVRDQVDAMGVDIREVIEVDRLSLEGDIKTVETDEGIFTADVVILATGRTPRPLPINTECEQVHYCAICDGSGYKGKNFLVVGGGNSGIEESVYLLSLGVRHITVIEQMDRLFASQQAQTNLLGHQGQVDIFTDTRVKELEIENNKLVSVLLYNAKKDEERRLKADGIFVYMGHDTQTALFKETISLNKYGYIDAGDDLSTNIPGVFAAGDLVQKKYCQITTAMSDGTIAALSAAEYIRKKHRHDPAA from the coding sequence ATGGATCAAAACTACGATATAATCGTTCTGGGCGGCGGGATTGCTGCAATGACAGCCGGAATCTATGCCTCACAGGCCAACTTAAAAACCCTTATTCTGGAAAAAAGTATCTGCGGCGGTTTGGTAAACACCACATATCTTGTTGAAAACTTTCCATCACAGCCCCGAATCGCCGGGCAGGAGCTGATGGAAAAAGTCAGGGATCAGGTGGATGCCATGGGGGTTGATATCCGAGAGGTGATCGAGGTGGACCGGCTCTCCCTTGAAGGGGATATAAAAACCGTGGAAACCGATGAAGGCATCTTTACCGCGGATGTCGTGATCCTTGCCACCGGCCGAACCCCCAGACCCCTGCCCATAAATACCGAATGTGAACAAGTCCATTATTGTGCCATTTGCGATGGGTCCGGATACAAGGGAAAAAATTTTTTGGTGGTAGGGGGAGGCAACAGCGGTATAGAAGAATCTGTCTACCTGCTCTCCCTGGGCGTCAGACACATCACCGTGATTGAACAAATGGACCGGCTGTTTGCATCACAGCAGGCACAAACAAACCTGTTAGGCCACCAGGGACAGGTGGATATATTTACCGACACAAGGGTTAAAGAGCTGGAGATTGAGAACAACAAACTGGTCAGTGTTCTCCTTTACAATGCAAAAAAAGATGAAGAACGCCGGCTTAAAGCGGACGGCATCTTTGTCTATATGGGACACGACACCCAGACAGCATTGTTCAAGGAAACAATCTCTTTGAATAAATACGGATATATCGATGCCGGAGATGATCTGTCTACCAATATCCCCGGGGTTTTTGCGGCAGGAGATCTTGTGCAGAAAAAATACTGCCAGATCACCACGGCCATGAGTGATGGAACCATCGCAGCCTTGAGCGCAGCCGAATATATCCGTAAAAAGCACCGGCATGACCCTGCGGCTTGA
- a CDS encoding thioredoxin family protein, protein MITDITDKEFDASISAGLNIVLFYKDRCPYCNAMKKILTKFSGMPAAQKKEIRYFQLNRENCPKTVDTLDVGRIPSLFIFRDGEKIAEKSGDITYRQLEKLVA, encoded by the coding sequence ATGATAACCGACATTACAGACAAGGAATTTGACGCCAGTATTTCCGCAGGCCTGAATATCGTTCTTTTTTATAAAGACCGCTGCCCCTATTGCAATGCCATGAAAAAAATTTTGACCAAGTTTTCAGGCATGCCCGCCGCCCAGAAAAAAGAGATTCGCTATTTTCAACTCAACCGGGAAAACTGCCCAAAAACGGTGGATACGCTTGATGTGGGGCGAATTCCGTCATTGTTTATTTTCAGGGACGGTGAAAAAATTGCTGAAAAAAGCGGGGATATTACCTATCGCCAGCTTGAAAAGCTGGTGGCCTGA